The proteins below are encoded in one region of Mycobacteriales bacterium:
- a CDS encoding AMP-binding protein gives MSGSANLALLLDGPARARGDAPAVLLGDRPVRSWAGLAGAVARRAGALGTTFGIRPGDRVALVAANCPEYLEWLLAIWHAGAVAVPVSGRLHAREAAALLADCSAPLCVATDDLAGDLAPLLAPRTRLLVVGADDERATASAEPIEPVRRSAVDDAWIFYTSGTTGQAKGARLSHGNLLAMSAAYYADVADVGARDTFVHVAALSHASGLFALPFLARGATQVLPVSAGFDAAELFDLVGRQDRSSFFLPPVLLRRLTAAVERAPVPSAVDRLGTVLVGAAPVLGDDLRRGLAALGPRLWNGYGQGESPCTITAMPAAATAAALHEPDRLGSVGTARWATRVRVVDADDRPLPPGEVGEVVVDGPTVMTGYLGRPDATAETLRGGWLHTGDLGRFDEAGHLTLVDRVKDVVITGGYNVYPREVEDVLVDDPAVAEAAVVGVPDAEWGERLVAFVVPTPVQQPDTDALDARCLASIARHKRPTQYVVVEALPRNAAGKVLKTALRGQVPAADGQDADDH, from the coding sequence ATGAGCGGTTCCGCGAACCTCGCGCTGCTGCTCGACGGCCCGGCGCGCGCACGCGGCGACGCGCCAGCGGTGCTCCTCGGCGACCGGCCGGTGCGCTCCTGGGCCGGGTTGGCCGGCGCCGTCGCGCGGCGCGCCGGCGCCCTGGGTACGACGTTCGGTATCCGCCCGGGCGACCGCGTCGCGCTCGTCGCCGCGAACTGCCCCGAGTACCTCGAGTGGCTGCTGGCGATCTGGCACGCCGGCGCGGTCGCCGTGCCGGTGAGCGGCCGGCTGCACGCCCGCGAGGCGGCGGCGCTGCTGGCCGACTGCAGCGCACCGCTGTGCGTGGCGACCGACGACCTCGCCGGGGACCTGGCCCCGCTGCTCGCACCGCGGACGCGACTGCTGGTCGTCGGTGCGGACGACGAGCGCGCCACGGCGTCCGCCGAGCCGATCGAGCCGGTCCGCCGCAGCGCCGTGGACGACGCGTGGATCTTCTACACCTCCGGGACGACCGGTCAGGCCAAGGGCGCCCGGCTCAGCCACGGCAATCTGCTCGCGATGAGCGCGGCCTACTATGCCGACGTCGCCGACGTCGGCGCGCGCGACACGTTCGTGCACGTCGCCGCGCTCAGCCACGCCTCCGGGCTGTTCGCCCTGCCGTTCCTCGCCCGGGGCGCCACGCAGGTGCTGCCGGTCTCGGCGGGCTTCGACGCGGCCGAGCTGTTCGACCTGGTGGGCCGGCAGGATCGATCCAGCTTCTTCCTCCCGCCGGTGCTGCTCCGCCGGCTCACCGCCGCGGTGGAGCGGGCGCCGGTGCCGTCGGCGGTCGACCGGCTCGGCACCGTCCTCGTCGGCGCCGCGCCGGTGCTCGGCGACGACCTGCGCCGCGGCCTCGCGGCTCTGGGTCCCCGGCTGTGGAACGGCTACGGGCAGGGCGAGAGCCCGTGCACGATCACGGCGATGCCGGCCGCCGCGACGGCCGCCGCGCTCCACGAGCCGGATCGTCTCGGCTCCGTCGGCACCGCCCGGTGGGCGACCCGGGTCCGCGTCGTCGACGCCGATGACCGCCCGCTCCCACCCGGTGAGGTGGGCGAGGTCGTCGTGGACGGCCCGACCGTGATGACTGGCTACCTCGGACGCCCGGACGCCACGGCGGAGACGCTGCGCGGCGGATGGCTGCACACCGGAGACCTCGGCCGGTTCGACGAAGCCGGGCACCTGACGCTGGTCGACCGGGTCAAGGACGTCGTCATCACCGGCGGCTACAACGTCTACCCGCGCGAGGTGGAGGACGTCCTGGTGGACGACCCCGCCGTCGCCGAGGCAGCGGTCGTCGGCGTCCCCGACGCCGAGTGGGGGGAGCGGCTGGTGGCGTTCGTCGTGCCGACGCCGGTGCAGCAGCCCGACACCGACGCCCTGGATGCGCGGTGCCTCGCGTCGATCGCCCGACACAAGCGGCCGACGCAGTACGTGGTGGTGGAGGCGCTCCCGCGCAACGCCGCCGGCAAGGTGCTCAAGACAGCGCTGCGCGGCCAGGTGCCCGCCGCCGACGGACAGGACGCTGATGACCACTGA
- a CDS encoding acetyl-CoA carboxylase biotin carboxylase subunit, with the protein MSLRRVLVANRGEIAVRVIRACADEGIESVVVVSEVDRDSRAALVADRAVCIGPAAASSSYLDVGRVVAAALGTGCDAIHPGYGFLSERPELPEACAENGLAFVGPSADTIRRGGDKAAARRIAASLGIPVGAGSDTIDDATTAQEIADRVGYPVVLKAAAGGGGRGMVLVEGPEGLAQSFENASREAQAAFGDGRMYLERFITRARHVEVQVLADQHGNVVHLGERDCSAQRRYQKLVEEAPATSVPVEVRRSLHEAAVELARALDYVGAGTVEFVVDADTGQYAFLEVNTRVQVEHPVTEMVTGIDIVRAQLQIAGGEPLRFRQSDVRLDGHAVEVRVNAENPSRGFAPSPGTVTRWVEPVGGGLRIDTHCFGGYRIPPHYDSLLAKVIAHGTDREQALRRLDRGLRHLVVEGVSTTVPMLLAVIDSADFRAGTHHTRWVEQDLMPSLAADAGTGGARAGQPVPAAV; encoded by the coding sequence ATGTCGCTGCGCCGTGTCCTTGTCGCCAACCGTGGCGAGATCGCCGTCCGTGTCATCCGTGCCTGCGCCGACGAGGGCATCGAGAGCGTCGTCGTGGTCTCCGAGGTCGATCGCGACTCGCGCGCCGCGCTCGTCGCCGACCGCGCCGTCTGCATCGGTCCGGCCGCCGCCTCCTCGAGCTACCTCGACGTCGGCCGCGTCGTCGCGGCCGCGCTGGGCACCGGCTGCGACGCCATCCATCCCGGCTACGGGTTCCTCTCCGAGCGCCCGGAGCTGCCGGAGGCGTGCGCGGAGAACGGGCTGGCCTTCGTCGGCCCGTCGGCCGACACGATCCGGCGCGGTGGGGACAAGGCCGCTGCCCGCCGGATCGCCGCGTCGCTCGGCATCCCGGTCGGCGCGGGCAGCGACACGATCGACGACGCCACGACCGCACAGGAGATCGCCGACCGGGTCGGCTACCCCGTAGTACTCAAGGCCGCGGCCGGTGGCGGCGGGCGCGGCATGGTGCTCGTCGAGGGGCCTGAGGGGCTCGCGCAGTCCTTCGAGAACGCCAGCCGCGAGGCGCAGGCGGCATTCGGCGACGGGCGGATGTACCTGGAGCGGTTCATCACCCGGGCCCGGCACGTCGAGGTGCAGGTGCTCGCCGACCAGCACGGCAACGTGGTCCACCTCGGCGAACGCGACTGCTCCGCGCAGCGGCGCTACCAGAAGCTGGTGGAGGAGGCGCCGGCGACGTCCGTGCCCGTGGAGGTGCGCCGGTCGCTGCACGAGGCGGCGGTCGAGCTGGCCCGGGCCCTGGACTACGTCGGGGCCGGGACCGTCGAGTTCGTCGTCGACGCCGACACGGGGCAGTACGCGTTCCTCGAGGTCAACACCCGGGTTCAGGTCGAACACCCGGTGACGGAGATGGTGACCGGGATCGACATCGTGCGGGCGCAGCTGCAGATCGCCGGCGGCGAGCCGCTGCGGTTCCGGCAGTCCGACGTGCGGCTCGACGGGCACGCGGTCGAGGTCCGGGTGAACGCCGAAAACCCGAGCCGTGGATTCGCGCCGAGTCCGGGCACGGTCACGCGCTGGGTGGAACCGGTCGGCGGGGGACTGCGGATCGACACGCACTGCTTCGGCGGCTACCGCATCCCCCCGCACTACGACTCGCTGCTCGCGAAGGTCATCGCCCACGGAACCGACCGCGAGCAGGCGCTGCGCCGGCTCGACCGGGGGCTGCGCCACCTGGTCGTGGAGGGCGTGTCCACGACCGTGCCGATGCTGCTCGCCGTCATCGACTCGGCCGACTTCCGGGCCGGCACGCACCACACACGCTGGGTCGAGCAGGACCTGATGCCCTCCCTTGCCGCGGACGCGGGCACCGGCGGCGCCCGAGCCGGTCAGCCGGTGCCCGCCGCGGTATGA
- a CDS encoding biotin/lipoyl-containing protein, whose translation MSLTASDLQALLAAFDASAWDEMRLSLAGEQVQLSKTGRPPAGSEIAGAGGRSAAAEPGDLPAPPLAGVDAARLPPPVEEGAVGAPAEVASVAAVEAAERRSEALLENTTGTHRVTAPSVGLFWRAPDPSAPPFVEIGQRVEPDDPVCIVEVMKLFNHVQAGVTGTVRSVEIENGAMVEHGQALFVIEKEA comes from the coding sequence ATGAGCCTGACGGCGAGCGACCTGCAGGCGCTCCTGGCCGCGTTCGACGCTTCCGCGTGGGACGAGATGCGGCTCAGCCTCGCTGGCGAGCAGGTGCAGCTCAGCAAGACCGGGCGGCCGCCGGCCGGCAGCGAGATCGCAGGGGCGGGGGGCCGCTCAGCGGCGGCGGAGCCCGGCGACCTCCCGGCGCCGCCGCTTGCGGGCGTCGACGCCGCGCGGCTGCCACCGCCCGTCGAGGAAGGAGCCGTCGGAGCCCCCGCCGAGGTCGCCTCGGTAGCCGCCGTCGAGGCGGCGGAGCGCCGGTCCGAGGCGCTCCTGGAGAACACGACGGGCACCCACCGGGTGACCGCGCCAAGCGTCGGGCTGTTCTGGCGCGCTCCCGACCCGTCCGCCCCGCCGTTCGTCGAGATCGGGCAGCGTGTCGAGCCGGACGACCCGGTCTGCATCGTGGAGGTGATGAAGCTGTTCAACCACGTCCAGGCAGGAGTGACCGGCACGGTCCGCTCCGTCGAGATCGAGAACGGCGCGATGGTGGAGCACGGTCAGGCGCTGTTCGTCATCGAGAAGGAGGCCTGA
- a CDS encoding pyruvate, phosphate dikinase, with amino-acid sequence MAPDARGPAAHARPAEAGVTATVAVERVVLLDGSVALGKDVLGGKAWGIVRMRRLGLPVPGAFVLPVTECHRYHENGRQLDDETWQAVLEGLRRLEQETGRRLGDPAAPLLVSVRSGAPVSMPGMMDTVLNLGMTDEVERTLAQVSGDPDFACDTHTRFCSQFGRIVLGADVDAPGPGSDAERTRAEIRGDCGRDVPRDPLEQLRQAISAVFDSWRSRRAVAYRKHWGISEEGGTAVTVQAMVFGNLGEGSGTGVFFTRDPLTGAAEPYGEWLPGGQGEDVVSGTHAVQTLAHLAAQLPDVHAELLSIGRTLEREHGDVQDIEFTVERGRLFLLQARAAKRSPAAAVRTAVDFAEAGAVDRATALRRVTPEQVSSVLQPRLAGGADSAEVLSRAEPACPGVASGVVVTDSEAAAAAAAEGRDVVLVRPTTSPEDITGMIAARAVVTELGGSTSHAAVVTRALGRPCVVGAGSGATAGWSGREVTVDATKGVVYAGRLPTEAVRVEDDPSLSRLLEWAREASPVQVVEEPEDGTRDLDAAGVALAADEAPDRSRIVEAIAGNRSVRGSILACPAGADAVLDSGVRTVVTCPGQPPLVLLLHLLHADARRREAAA; translated from the coding sequence GTGGCACCAGATGCACGAGGACCTGCTGCGCATGCTCGGCCGGCAGAGGCAGGAGTGACGGCCACCGTGGCAGTGGAACGCGTCGTCTTGCTCGACGGGTCCGTCGCACTGGGCAAGGACGTGCTCGGCGGCAAGGCGTGGGGGATCGTCCGCATGCGGCGGCTCGGGCTGCCGGTGCCAGGGGCGTTCGTCCTGCCCGTTACCGAGTGCCACCGCTACCACGAGAACGGCCGGCAGTTGGACGACGAGACGTGGCAGGCGGTGCTCGAGGGCCTGCGCCGCCTCGAGCAGGAGACCGGGCGCCGGCTCGGCGACCCCGCCGCGCCTCTGCTGGTCAGCGTCCGCAGCGGAGCTCCCGTGAGCATGCCCGGGATGATGGACACCGTCCTCAACCTCGGGATGACCGACGAGGTGGAGCGCACGCTGGCCCAGGTGTCGGGCGATCCGGACTTCGCGTGCGACACCCACACGCGGTTCTGCTCGCAGTTCGGCCGCATCGTGCTCGGTGCGGACGTGGACGCGCCGGGACCCGGTTCCGACGCCGAGCGCACCCGCGCAGAGATCCGAGGGGACTGCGGCCGGGACGTGCCGCGTGACCCGCTCGAGCAGCTGCGGCAGGCCATCAGCGCCGTCTTCGACTCCTGGCGCAGCCGGCGTGCGGTCGCCTACCGCAAGCACTGGGGGATCAGCGAGGAGGGCGGGACCGCCGTCACCGTGCAGGCCATGGTGTTCGGCAACCTCGGCGAGGGGTCGGGAACCGGGGTCTTCTTCACGCGTGACCCGCTCACCGGCGCAGCCGAGCCCTACGGGGAGTGGCTGCCCGGCGGACAGGGCGAGGACGTGGTGAGCGGTACGCACGCCGTCCAGACGCTGGCCCACTTGGCCGCGCAGCTCCCCGACGTGCACGCCGAGCTGCTCTCAATCGGGCGCACGCTCGAGCGCGAGCACGGCGACGTCCAGGACATCGAGTTCACCGTCGAGCGCGGCCGGCTGTTCCTGCTCCAGGCCCGGGCGGCCAAGCGGTCACCCGCCGCTGCCGTGCGTACCGCGGTCGACTTCGCCGAGGCCGGGGCCGTCGACCGGGCGACAGCCCTGCGGCGGGTCACGCCCGAGCAGGTGTCCTCGGTGCTGCAGCCCCGGCTGGCCGGCGGCGCCGACTCCGCCGAGGTGCTCTCCCGTGCGGAGCCGGCCTGCCCGGGGGTCGCGTCCGGCGTCGTGGTCACCGACAGCGAGGCCGCCGCCGCGGCTGCCGCCGAGGGGCGCGACGTCGTGCTCGTCCGCCCGACCACGAGCCCGGAGGACATCACCGGGATGATCGCGGCGCGGGCCGTCGTCACCGAGCTCGGCGGGTCGACCTCGCACGCGGCCGTCGTCACGCGGGCGCTCGGCCGGCCGTGCGTGGTGGGCGCCGGCAGCGGGGCCACCGCCGGGTGGTCCGGCCGGGAGGTCACCGTCGACGCCACCAAGGGCGTCGTGTACGCCGGGCGCCTGCCGACCGAGGCCGTCCGGGTCGAGGACGACCCGTCGCTGTCGCGCCTGCTCGAGTGGGCCCGCGAGGCCAGCCCCGTGCAGGTCGTGGAGGAGCCGGAGGACGGCACGCGTGACCTCGACGCTGCGGGGGTCGCACTGGCCGCCGACGAGGCACCGGACCGGTCCCGGATCGTCGAGGCGATCGCCGGCAACCGCAGCGTGCGCGGCTCGATCCTGGCCTGCCCCGCGGGTGCCGACGCTGTGCTCGACTCGGGCGTGCGCACCGTCGTCACGTGCCCCGGGCAGCCCCCGCTCGTCCTGCTGCTGCACCTCCTGCACGCCGACGCCCGCCGCCGCGAGGCCGCGGCATGA
- a CDS encoding SDR family oxidoreductase — protein sequence MQGTLNGRLEGKVAVITGASTGIGRAAMEMFAQAGAKVVGVARTQSTLDEAVKAVGNLGGDALAVSADLSSDGAAKDAIAAAVSNFGGVDILVNNAGVGYNYRAVRPDSMLDVAGSSVEEWDNVMSINLGSVVSCSRYAVPAMRERGGGSIVNVASVLGLVGNPDAHAYTAAKGAMVNLTRSMAVAYGKEGIRTNVVCPGYTETPLVEEYIDYLNSEENRFAWNPMGRMGLPEEIAYGLLYLASDEASYCNGTILTIDGGMICKPS from the coding sequence GTGCAAGGAACGTTGAACGGCAGGCTCGAGGGCAAGGTCGCCGTCATCACCGGCGCGAGCACCGGGATCGGCCGTGCGGCCATGGAGATGTTCGCGCAGGCCGGCGCGAAGGTCGTCGGGGTCGCCCGTACCCAGTCGACGCTGGACGAGGCCGTGAAGGCGGTGGGCAACCTCGGCGGCGATGCGCTCGCCGTGTCGGCCGACCTGTCGTCCGACGGCGCGGCCAAGGACGCCATCGCGGCCGCGGTCAGCAACTTCGGCGGTGTCGACATCCTCGTCAACAACGCCGGGGTGGGCTACAACTACCGCGCGGTGCGGCCGGACTCGATGCTCGACGTGGCTGGGTCCAGCGTCGAGGAGTGGGACAACGTCATGTCCATCAACCTGGGCTCCGTGGTCAGCTGCAGCCGGTATGCGGTCCCCGCGATGCGCGAGCGCGGCGGCGGCTCGATCGTCAACGTGGCGAGCGTGCTGGGTCTGGTCGGCAACCCGGACGCGCATGCCTACACCGCGGCCAAGGGGGCGATGGTCAACCTGACCCGGTCCATGGCGGTCGCGTACGGCAAGGAGGGGATCCGCACCAACGTCGTCTGCCCGGGCTACACCGAGACGCCGCTGGTCGAGGAGTACATCGACTACCTCAACTCGGAGGAGAACCGCTTCGCCTGGAACCCGATGGGCCGGATGGGCCTGCCGGAGGAGATCGCCTACGGCCTGCTCTACCTGGCCTCGGACGAGGCGTCGTACTGCAACGGGACGATCCTCACCATCGACGGCGGCATGATCTGCAAGCCGAGCTAG
- a CDS encoding thiolase family protein, which translates to MGPVRVAGAAMTAFGKIPGRTLRSLAEEAVQGALADAALGPDDVQMVFFGNAAEGLLSGQEMIRGQSALRHTGLLGRPVVNVENACASATTAFRLACMAVESGAADVALAVGAEKLTHADKARPLAAIGTAIDLSEPPTLAGRIAGDEDPAGPRSYFMDVYAAMAADYTRQSGATEADYADVAVKNGRHGALNPKAQYRNGVTRDEVLASRLISPPLRLLMCSPVSDGAAALVVCSESFARRHGGADVRVRACELRSGTDRGADDLPGVTLAANAAYEASGLGPNDVHVAEVHDGAAPAELIVYEQLGLCAPGEGPKLLASGDTALGGRVPVNTGGGLLSRGHPIGATGCAQLVELVDQLRGRAGARQVPDARLALAENAGGYLDTDSAAIGVTLLSR; encoded by the coding sequence GTGGGTCCGGTACGGGTGGCCGGGGCGGCCATGACCGCGTTCGGGAAGATCCCGGGCAGGACGCTGCGCAGTCTCGCCGAGGAGGCCGTGCAGGGCGCGCTCGCCGACGCGGCGCTCGGGCCCGACGACGTGCAGATGGTGTTCTTCGGCAACGCCGCCGAAGGGCTGCTGTCCGGCCAGGAGATGATCCGCGGGCAGTCCGCGCTGCGGCACACCGGGCTGCTGGGCCGGCCCGTCGTCAACGTCGAGAACGCCTGCGCCTCGGCCACCACCGCCTTCCGCCTCGCCTGCATGGCGGTCGAGTCCGGCGCCGCGGACGTAGCGCTGGCCGTCGGTGCCGAGAAGCTCACGCACGCCGATAAAGCCCGACCGCTTGCGGCGATCGGGACGGCGATCGACCTGTCCGAGCCGCCCACCCTCGCCGGCCGCATCGCCGGGGACGAGGACCCGGCCGGGCCTCGGTCCTACTTCATGGATGTCTACGCCGCGATGGCGGCGGACTACACGAGGCAATCCGGCGCGACCGAGGCCGACTACGCCGACGTGGCGGTCAAGAACGGCCGGCACGGCGCGTTGAACCCCAAGGCGCAGTACCGGAACGGCGTCACCCGCGACGAGGTGCTGGCCAGCCGGCTGATCTCGCCGCCGCTGCGGCTGTTGATGTGCTCGCCGGTGAGCGACGGCGCAGCCGCCCTCGTCGTGTGCTCGGAGTCGTTCGCGCGACGTCACGGCGGTGCCGACGTGCGGGTGCGGGCCTGCGAGCTGCGGTCGGGGACCGACCGTGGCGCCGACGACCTCCCCGGAGTGACGTTGGCGGCGAATGCCGCGTACGAGGCGTCCGGGCTGGGCCCGAACGACGTGCACGTGGCCGAGGTGCACGACGGCGCCGCGCCGGCCGAGCTGATCGTGTACGAGCAGCTGGGGCTGTGCGCGCCGGGCGAGGGACCGAAGCTGCTCGCCTCCGGTGACACCGCGCTGGGCGGCCGCGTCCCGGTCAACACCGGCGGCGGCCTGCTGTCCCGCGGCCACCCGATCGGCGCGACCGGCTGCGCGCAGCTCGTCGAACTCGTCGACCAGCTGCGCGGACGGGCCGGCGCCCGGCAGGTACCGGACGCCCGCCTCGCCCTCGCGGAGAACGCCGGTGGCTACCTGGACACGGACTCGGCGGCGATCGGGGTCACGCTGCTCTCGCGCTGA
- a CDS encoding IclR family transcriptional regulator, with protein MESSTDPKNIVGSVVKAARLLDSFSVERPEVTLSEFTEDTGLNKTTVYRLLQTMLSCGWLTRTKSGGYRLGMPLLYLGAIARGNLDLRNEAVPLMRRLSEEFGDTSFLMIPGPHGAVTIELVVGRNPVRIHGVTVGSVLPYHVAAGPVAIAAFTPEIEARLVASEQPRLTSRTVVSRADLSRYFARVREAGYVVSVEDYIEDVAAVAAPVLDADGVAIAALSLGGPASRFEEPMLSRAIDRVCAMARELSGRMSA; from the coding sequence GTGGAGTCCTCGACCGATCCGAAGAACATCGTCGGGTCGGTCGTGAAAGCGGCGCGCCTGCTGGACAGCTTCAGCGTCGAGCGCCCAGAGGTCACGCTCAGCGAGTTCACCGAGGACACGGGCCTCAACAAGACGACCGTCTACCGCCTGCTGCAGACCATGCTTTCGTGTGGATGGCTCACGCGAACGAAGTCGGGCGGCTACCGGCTCGGGATGCCTCTGCTGTACCTGGGCGCTATCGCGCGCGGCAATCTCGATCTTCGCAACGAGGCCGTGCCGCTCATGCGGCGGCTGTCGGAAGAGTTCGGCGACACGTCCTTCCTGATGATTCCGGGTCCCCATGGGGCTGTGACGATCGAGCTGGTCGTAGGCAGGAATCCTGTCCGTATCCATGGCGTAACCGTGGGTTCTGTACTGCCTTACCACGTCGCCGCTGGGCCGGTCGCGATCGCCGCGTTTACTCCCGAGATCGAGGCCCGCCTGGTCGCGTCGGAGCAGCCTCGGCTGACCAGTCGCACCGTGGTGTCGAGAGCAGATCTGTCTCGCTACTTCGCTCGCGTCCGGGAAGCGGGCTATGTCGTGAGCGTCGAGGACTACATCGAAGATGTCGCGGCCGTCGCGGCACCCGTACTCGATGCGGACGGCGTAGCCATCGCAGCGCTGAGCCTCGGCGGCCCCGCCAGCAGATTCGAGGAACCCATGCTGTCGCGTGCGATCGACCGCGTGTGCGCAATGGCGCGGGAGCTCAGCGGACGCATGAGCGCCTGA
- a CDS encoding organic hydroperoxide resistance protein — MTASGPEKVVYTATAKVAGGRSGHVKTSDGFVDLDLRPPVEMGGPGGATNPEQLFAAGYAACFQSALMVAGRRAGIDASSCEIACDVSIGPVGRAYGLAVVLTVEVPGVDETQARELADAAHAVCPYSNATRGNIPVEIVARAG, encoded by the coding sequence ATGACGGCCAGTGGCCCCGAGAAGGTCGTGTACACGGCGACGGCGAAGGTGGCGGGCGGACGGTCCGGCCACGTGAAGACCAGCGACGGCTTCGTCGACTTGGACCTGCGACCGCCCGTCGAGATGGGTGGCCCGGGTGGCGCGACGAACCCTGAGCAGCTGTTCGCTGCCGGCTACGCCGCCTGCTTCCAGAGCGCGCTGATGGTGGCTGGCCGCCGCGCCGGCATCGACGCGTCGTCGTGCGAGATCGCCTGCGACGTGAGCATCGGTCCTGTGGGGAGGGCCTACGGCCTTGCCGTCGTCCTCACCGTCGAGGTGCCCGGGGTCGACGAGACGCAGGCTCGCGAGCTGGCGGACGCGGCGCACGCCGTGTGTCCGTACTCGAACGCGACGAGGGGCAACATCCCGGTCGAGATCGTCGCCCGGGCGGGTTGA
- a CDS encoding FAD-dependent oxidoreductase, whose amino-acid sequence MTSELEQFDLVCVGGGLGGLAAALSAQAHGLSALVLEKSSYLGGGAAYSGGLCWVPGLDETVPPDSLNAACAYLDHVQGERECDEALRLSVVRAMRDATRAYRELGVPLEVVPGNPDVYHPQAPGSTASGRMLECAVDGSSLGSWRTRLMPSPHYRIGLRHSEMFDSTRTSVLTNSLLRARQRGDVLTMGVGLAGAFVRAALAEGAASCLTEQSVTGLVTQAGRVTGVVAEGSGGPAHYGARRGVVLATGGYGWSPAAADLEGLPDFAEASPPSISGDHLVLAESVGAGLVRGSGPQFSMGAELDSSLTHPGTAEVLCQQLFDVMGLPHTLVVNRSGRRFGDESYYVGINEALRRWDAVQKRWENFPCYLVVDERFRRTYRLGSLQPGAPYPSSIARAADLRGLAAILGIDGEALTRTVEFFNFHAERGEDPSFGRGSLPFVRRRYGDPSHEPNANLGPVAEPPFYGLPLRLLGTGMCTFGLRTDEDGRVLRRDGSAVPGLHATGNAVATTEFRGYVTGYANSRNLAMAHRSVRAMSAAPVQAPAPRRSS is encoded by the coding sequence ATGACGTCTGAGCTCGAGCAGTTCGACCTCGTCTGCGTCGGGGGAGGCCTCGGAGGTCTCGCCGCAGCCCTGAGCGCGCAGGCGCATGGCCTGTCGGCGCTCGTGCTGGAGAAGTCGTCGTACCTCGGTGGAGGCGCTGCCTACAGCGGCGGGCTGTGCTGGGTCCCGGGTCTGGACGAGACGGTTCCGCCCGACAGCCTGAATGCGGCCTGCGCCTACCTCGACCACGTGCAGGGCGAGCGCGAGTGCGACGAGGCGCTGCGACTGTCGGTCGTGCGCGCGATGCGCGACGCCACCAGGGCCTACCGCGAACTCGGCGTCCCCCTGGAGGTGGTGCCGGGCAACCCCGACGTCTACCACCCCCAGGCACCCGGCTCCACCGCGTCGGGCCGCATGCTCGAGTGCGCAGTCGACGGCAGCTCGCTCGGGTCGTGGCGCACTCGTCTCATGCCGAGCCCGCACTACCGGATCGGGCTGCGGCACAGCGAGATGTTCGACTCGACCCGGACGAGCGTGCTGACCAATTCCCTCCTGCGCGCGCGCCAGCGCGGCGACGTGCTGACGATGGGGGTCGGACTGGCCGGGGCCTTCGTCCGCGCAGCTCTGGCGGAGGGGGCCGCGTCCTGCCTCACCGAGCAGAGCGTGACCGGGCTGGTCACGCAGGCGGGACGGGTCACCGGCGTCGTGGCAGAAGGGTCCGGCGGCCCCGCGCACTACGGCGCGAGGAGGGGCGTGGTCCTGGCGACGGGCGGCTACGGCTGGTCGCCCGCTGCGGCGGACCTGGAGGGATTGCCGGACTTCGCCGAGGCGAGTCCTCCTTCGATCAGCGGGGACCACCTGGTGCTTGCTGAGTCGGTCGGCGCCGGCCTGGTCCGCGGGAGTGGCCCCCAGTTCTCCATGGGTGCGGAGCTCGACAGCTCGCTGACGCACCCCGGCACCGCAGAGGTCCTGTGCCAGCAGCTGTTCGACGTCATGGGGCTGCCGCACACGCTGGTGGTGAACCGGTCGGGACGGCGCTTCGGGGACGAGAGCTACTACGTCGGGATCAACGAGGCGCTCCGGCGCTGGGACGCCGTGCAGAAGCGCTGGGAGAACTTCCCCTGCTACCTCGTGGTCGACGAGCGCTTCCGGCGGACGTACCGGCTGGGTTCCCTGCAGCCGGGCGCGCCGTACCCGTCGTCGATCGCTCGAGCCGCGGATCTGCGCGGACTGGCCGCAATCCTCGGAATCGACGGTGAGGCGCTCACGAGAACCGTCGAGTTCTTCAACTTCCACGCCGAACGGGGCGAGGACCCCTCCTTCGGACGAGGTTCGCTGCCGTTCGTGCGACGTCGCTACGGCGACCCGTCGCACGAGCCCAACGCCAATCTCGGTCCCGTTGCGGAGCCGCCGTTCTACGGGCTCCCCCTGCGCCTGCTCGGAACGGGCATGTGCACATTCGGCCTGCGGACCGACGAGGACGGCCGTGTCCTGCGCCGTGACGGATCGGCCGTCCCAGGCCTGCACGCGACGGGCAACGCGGTCGCCACCACCGAGTTCCGCGGCTATGTCACCGGCTACGCCAACAGCCGCAACCTTGCGATGGCGCACCGGTCCGTGCGCGCCATGTCGGCCGCACCTGTCCAGGCACCAGCTCCACGCCGCTCTTCCTGA